TAAGAGGACATTTTGGCTCTGTTCCCATAGATCTATGGGAAGGTTATGGAGGATTAAAGTCTCACGGGGAGAGTATCGGCATTCTGAGAGAGTATTCTGACGTAGCCTGTTCATCAATATAGCTACTGTACAGTACTATACAGGGACCTAGGCCAGTTACGAACAGAGAGGATGGGCTTCTATAGTTAATTTAGGGTACAGTAGGCTACTAAAGTGTGGGGTGCTATCATGTGTAGTGTGCAGTGCATCTAAATTCCATTGGTTTCCTCTCATTTCTGTTGCATGTTTCACAGATCCAAAGATCCCTCTAAAGCTACACCGGCTGTTTTAAACTCAAGTCAGTCATGTAGAATTCAATGCTAGAGTGAACGTCAATATGTGATAGTGGCATTTTTACTTCAAGTTATACCAAGATCCACCCCAACAAAGTCCAATGTGTTTGTTCCCAGATACTTCTTCTGCTCATTGTCTTTCCCTCTGTTCACAGCATGATGGAACTCCGTACTGCCACAAGCCATGCTATGCTGCCCTCTTTGGACCAAAAGGTGCAATACATGAACTTTATAGCCATCCATTATTTAGTTATGTGTGCTTTATGTGCTTATAAAAAcactttatttatttacagtaagCATATAAGATAGGCCTAATGTATGCGTTTGCAGAGAGACTTATAAAAGGAAACTATGATCAATGTCTTTGTATGTTGACTGAATTAAGCATTTCTCTCTGTAGGTGTGAATATCGGAGGTGCTGGCTCTTATGTCTACGAGGCGCCTGTCAATGATACCCCTGCCAGCGTTTCCACGGAAACAGAGGCCAAACCTGAGGAGAAGAAAGCTCATGTCAGAGGCCCAGTGAAGGGTAAGCAACATGAAAGAAAAGAGTAACAGATCTGCTGTCATGTTATTATATCCCGTATGAAGGTAACAGTGTATTTTCATCACTGGCTGTAACAAGCCTCTTCTTCTCAATCTCTTTTTGACACAGCCGCAAGCTTCTCCACTTTCTCTGGAGAACCCAGCAAATGTCCAAGGTGCAGCAAGACAGTGTATTTCGGTACGTGTCTTATGTTATTGCCCATGCCACATTGGAGCTCTTATGTGCTAATGTGTGTGTGGACACAAACTCACATCCTCTGTGAGTGGGTGTCCAGGGGAATATGGTGAGGTGGAGGAATGTTGTTTCCATGGTGATATGTCTgacatcggtgtgtgtgtgtgtgtgtgtgtgtgtgtgtgtgtgtgtgtgtgtgtgtgtgtgtgtgtgtgtgtgtgtgtgtgtgtgtgtgtgtgtgtgtgtgtgtgcgtgcgtgcgggtgtgtgtgtgtgtgtgtgtgtgtgtgtgtgtgtgtgtgtgtgtgtgtgtgtgtgtgtgtgtgtgtgtgtgtgtgtgtgtgtgtgtgtgtgtgtgtgtgtgtgtgtgcagctgagAAGGTGACGTCCCTGGGGAAGGACTGGCATCGACCCTGTCTGCGCTGTGAGAGGTGCAGCAAGACCCTGGCCCCAGGCAGTCACGCAGAGGTGACAGACAGGAGACTGGGAGGCGGGGGTTgtgggagtgggagagggggatGTTGGGAGGGGAGTTATTAGAAAGATTCCAGGAAGCAGAGCCATAGAAATACAGTTAGACAACGACTGCTGGGCCGCCCTTCACATACAGTaacattgacttgaatggaaATCAGAGTCAGATTCACCTTTTTTTACCAAGTACATTTTCACATACACAGAATTTGACATGAAGTGGTGCTGCTAGCAATATGCAAAATATACAAAGAGAATGTAGAAAAAGGGATTTACACAATCTACACAtaatctacatacagtatatgtaataTAAATACAATAGACATAGAACAATTACACATAATAGAAGAGTAGATTCTAAATGATAGTTGAAAATGTGGTGAGAATATACTAAGAATATACTGAGACTGTACCATTTATAGTGAAATATACTGAGACTGTACCATTTACAGTTGAATATACAGAGACTGTACCATTTACAGTGGAATATACAGAGACTACCATTTACAGTGAAATATACTGAGACTGTACCATTTACAGTGGAATATACAGAGACTACCATTTACAGTGGAATATACTGAGACTGTACCATTTAATGTGGAAAATACTGAGACTGTACCATTTACAGTGGAATATACAGAGACTACCATTTACAGTGAAATATACTGAGACTGTACCATTTACAGTGAAATATACTGAGACTATACCATTTACATTAGAATATACTGAGACTACCATTTACATTAGAATATACTGAGACTGTAATATTTACAGTGAAATATACTGAGACTGTACCATTTACAGTGGAATATACTGAGACTGTACCATTTACAATGGAATATACTACAGTGCATATACCCAATACTACACTGTGTATACATTGCAGTGCAAATGCAGTGTAGTGCGGTAGTTCTATTTCTATGGCCAAAGATAGATACAGTAAATCTATGGCCATAGATAGATACAGTATTTCTAAGGGCatagatataaactcagcaaaaaaagaaacgtcctctcactgtcaactgcgtttattttcagcaaacttaagatgtgtaaatatgtgtatgaacatgacaagattcagcaactgagacataaactgaacaagtcccacagacatgtgactaacagaaatggaataatgtgtccctgaacaataGAGGCGTcagaatcaaaagtaacagtcagtatctggtgtggccaccagttgcattaagtactgcagtgcatctcctcctcatggactgcaccagatttgccagttcttgctgtgagatgttaccccactcttccaccaaggcacccgcaagttcccagacatttctgggggggaatggccctagccctcaccctccgatccaacaggtctcaaacttgctcaatgggattgaggtgcgggctctttgctggccatggcagaacactgacattcctgtcttgcaggaaatcatgcacagaacgagcaatatggctggaggcattgtcatgctggagggtcatgtcaggatgagcctgcaggaagggtaccacatgagggaggaggatgtcttccctgtaacgcacagcgttgagattgcctgcaatgacaacaagctcagtccgaaaatgctgtgacacaccgccccagaccatgacggaccctccacctccaaatcaatcctgctccagagtacaggcctcggcgtaacggtcattccttcgacaataaacgcgaatccgaccatcacccctggtgagaaaaaaacgtgactcgtcagtgaagagcactttttgccagtcctgtctggtccagcgacggtgggtttgtgcccataggcgatgttgttgccggtgatgtctggtgaggacctgacttacaacaggcctacaagcccccagtccagcctctctcagcctattgcggacagtctgagcactgatggagggattgtgcgttcctggtgtaacttgggcagttgttgttgccatcctgtacctgtcccgcaggtgtgatgtccggatgtatcgatcctgtgcaggtgttgttacacgtggtgttGTTACACGTTGTTACacgccactgcgaggacgatcagctgtctgtcctgtctccctgtagcgctgtcttaggcgtctcacagtacggacattgcaatttattgccctggccacatctgcagtcctcatgcctccttgcagcatgcctaaggcacattcacgcagatgagcagggaccctgaggatctttctttttgtgtttttcagagttagtagaaaggcctctttagtgtcctaagttttcataactgtgaccttaattgcctaccttcTGTAAGATGTTAGTATCTTAACgaacgttccacaggtgcatgttcattaattgttcatggttcattgaacaagcatgggaaacagtgtttaacttctttacaatgaagatctgtgaagttatttggatttttacgaattatctttgaaagatagggtcctgaaaaagggacgtttctttttttgctgagtttttatATAGTATTTATGTGGCCATAGATAGATACAGATGCCTTTAAAGCTGTGTCAGGAACTGTctcagtacagtacattatatttATTCCATTCTGTTACAGCATGATGGGCAGGCCTACTGCCACAAACCGTGCTACGCCACCCTGTTTGGGCCCAAAGGTAGGCTCACTCACTCAGAACTCTCTTCCTCTTAACCACATGAAAGATAAAACGCCTTATTGCTATGGCTTACATGTATTATGATAtttcatatactgtatatcacCATATTCTGATGTCTTTCTATTGTCCCATTCCAGGGGTGAACACTGGAGGTGTAGGAAGCTACATCTACGATGAACCCAGCACTGAGGCAGAGACTGAGGCCCAGCCTTGAGTTTACCCATacccacctccacccccacccaGACCTCTTCAACATTGCCTCCCTTACCCTGACCTTGTTACTAACCCCAGTCGTAGATAGACTCACCCTATCTGTATTTCCAACCTCTGCCTACACGTTCGACTATGTTCACCCATGCCCTGATTAAATAGTATTGTCTCCTTTAGGCTATTCAGCATCtacagaaaaaaaaacacatgtCAAATCATACATAGTGTAGGCCTAACTCACGGGATGGATATTTAGAATGTTCTGTTGTATTTCTACATTATTTATACCTCCATTTTGTGTACGCAATTTCATCTTTATAGCTTCTCCCTTCTCCGATCTAGCTTCTCCCTGTGAAATACACAGTAGGTTCATGGGTGTCCACTACCTGGTTGTTCGTGTCAAATGAACAGTTGTGTGTAAGATGTACAGTACACTGTTTATTAAATGATAAGTTACCATATGGTTTGACTCTACACAATACAGCACAGATGTATAGGGGAAGATTTGGGGGTGGTAGGCCTACTGTTTGTCATTCCCTGAAAACGTATGTAATTTGTAATTTGTTGTGCTCCTGTAATGACATGGCAGACACAACTACCATGTTGATTGCCAAGCTATCTGCTATGGGCCTATTTTCACCCTGCAGTATAGAGACAGAGTAGATAGATAGAACATACGCCTACTAGGAATGTGCATTAGTATTAGCTTATTGTTGTTGGTGACTGAATATGTTTTGTACTTTGGGTCTttgagtctttgtttgggttTTTGTTACTGAGAAGAACAGTGGTCATCAGAGTTTTTCTACAATAAAATTGTGAGAACATGAAAGGTTGTTTTGTGTCTTATTTGGGGAAATATATAAGGGTGTTACTTTACAAGAAGCTGTAAATGTATTACATAATGGTAGCTACAGCCTAATTACAGTGGACAACACAGCCCCCTACGTGACATCACCAATGTCTACCAGCAGGGTGCGACTACTCGTTATGTAGCGAGGTGTCACGAGCATGTGAAGGTTTTGCAAAGCCTTGTGGATGTTGTTGTTCATTCCTTGATCACAGTGTTACATAAATATTGTAAGTGAAACATAAAAGTCTTCGCTTTAATGTCAGCTGCGATTATTGTGGCCGCTGTTGTCGGCGGTGGAATACTGCTAATTGTTCGCAGAATGTTCCCCCGGAAGAAAGCGGTCGAGTTGCTCCGGTACCCGGCCGATATGATGCGGGGAAAGACGGTCATTGTGACCGGGGCGAACAGCGGCATAGGGAAGGCCGCGGCTGGGGAGCTGCTCAAACTCCAGGCCCGGGTGATCATGGCCTGTCGGGATCAGCAGATGGCTGAGGAAGCAGCGCAGGACATCAAGAAGCAAGCGGGGCCAGAGCACGGAGAGGTGGTGATCAAACAACTGGACCTCGCCTCGCTTCAGTCTGTGCGGAGCTTTTGCGAGGAGATCCTGAAGGTAAATGAGCATTTTGCTGAACTTTATTGGGGTCAGTCTAGGCTAAATAACTATTGTACATAAggcaaaaatgtcaaaatgttATTCTGGTCCGCGAAGACTGATGCAGTGGAATATTCTGTTGTTTGAGCTGTTGGAGGGTCTCGTCTCGTTCATTCCTTGACCATCATACTAgggctgtgttttttttttaattaatgtTACCTTTCAAAGCGCCATAGTGAGCTGTCCAACGTTCTGAAACAGTCACATGTACACATTCATTTagcgttttttttttacaaaagctATCAACATCAATTCAATTGtaaagggattacatttagagaTAAGGTCTTCCTTATTACAATTCCTTCACTTGAAATGACTTGCGTTGATTGTAGTTTCTTACTCATGACTGATTGAGATAAAGAGACCAACATGACACCACTAAGCAAAACCTCTCCACTAATGGTACAGTATGTGTGCCTCATACATGTCTTCCTCTGACTGCCCCTGTTAGGAAGAACAACAAGTCGACGTGCTCATCAACAACGCGGGCATTTACCAGTGTCCCTACACAAAGACAGAGGAGGGTTTTGAGATGCAGCTGGGGGTCAACCACCTGGGTCACTTCCTCCTCACCCACCTCCTTCTGGACCTCCTCAAGCGCTCCTCCCCCAGCCGCGTGGTGGTGGTCTCCTCCAAGCTCTACAAGTATGGCAGCATCAACTTCGACGACCTCAACAGGTGTGATTGGTTCATGTTatgttgtgtgtattgtgtttttaCCTGGATCCCATTCATTAGTGCAGACTGTAGCAAAACGGTTTGCACAAAAAAACCTATTGTTTATTATTGGACAATAGTTCAAGTTAGTCTTTCCCTGTTTCGGTaagttttctttattttggtgcctaatgaacacaacccttgtGTAATGTCTGTTGTGTTTCTATGGATGATTCTCCCCTTGAGGGataatgttttctatttcta
This portion of the Salvelinus fontinalis isolate EN_2023a chromosome 27, ASM2944872v1, whole genome shotgun sequence genome encodes:
- the LOC129825448 gene encoding cysteine-rich protein 2-like, with protein sequence MASKCPKCDKTVYFAEKVTSLGKDWHKFCLKCERCNKTLNPGGHAEHDGTPYCHKPCYAALFGPKGVNIGGAGSYVYEAPVNDTPASVSTETEAKPEEKKAHVRGPVKAASFSTFSGEPSKCPRCSKTVYFAEKVTSLGKDWHRPCLRCERCSKTLAPGSHAEHDGQAYCHKPCYATLFGPKGVNTGGVGSYIYDEPSTEAETEAQP
- the LOC129825446 gene encoding retinol dehydrogenase 14-like encodes the protein MSAAIIVAAVVGGGILLIVRRMFPRKKAVELLRYPADMMRGKTVIVTGANSGIGKAAAGELLKLQARVIMACRDQQMAEEAAQDIKKQAGPEHGEVVIKQLDLASLQSVRSFCEEILKEEQQVDVLINNAGIYQCPYTKTEEGFEMQLGVNHLGHFLLTHLLLDLLKRSSPSRVVVVSSKLYKYGSINFDDLNSERSYNKAFCYSQSKLANLLFTHQLARRLEEEGVTGVTVNALTPGIVRTRLGRHIHIPFLAKPLFYLASLFFFKSPLEGAQTPLYLACSPDVEGVTGKCFANCEEEELMPNATDDQAAKRLWDLSETMVGIKTQ